AATTGTCATTTGATCCTAAAAACCTTGGAAGGGCCATTGAAGAACATCAGAGAACACAGTTATTGATCTTAATTATCtgtcaatatttttttctgtactAGGttgagagaaagagaaaaaagcagAGACTGGTCAAAACACGACAGGTCCTATCCAGTTACCAGCACACAGCGGCGTTGGTCAGCAGAATCTTACAAGGGAAAGAATGTTGCATCATCAAGGAAACCATCAAGTCCACAGCACCTTCCACACCTTGAGAATCGCCCAGCCTCAGTTGAGTCAAATTATGATAGCGACTTAAGGCGTGGAATGCAAGCTGTTGTTCCTCCGGTGCCATTTGGGCCGCAATATGCAAggtatatatatgtatgcatTTTGATTGCCTTTCCATCTTCATCACTGGCCTATTCTCTGGGCCTGTGAATGAAATAATTGCCAAAATGAATGCAGAGTTTGCAGTTTGGATGGTGATTGAGGTAAAGTCACATAAATTCATAGTGTTTCTCCTGTTTTTCCTGTTATAAATACATATTACCTACATTTGTAATAGTCAAGTTGAGAAATTTTGACAGCTTATATTAATTTAGTTAACTAGGCAATAGGTTTGCTCATTATTTGGATAACTCCATCCACTGGAGAAATCAATATGATGATTAGGGTGGCTAGCCACCAACCATAtttactccttttttttttttgaagtcaattgaatttgttttggttgataaataaattaaattattttacaaattatttaaaaatgatAGAATGGCAGCCTAAACTATCTGGACTTTTGTCAGAGTGTATACTTCAGTTATTTCAATTCAccccctacccccccccccctaaaatATTCTTAGATCCGCCACTGCAACTCTGGTACAGATAGTGTTATCCAACTTTTGAACATGCTCTTTTTTAATCAgacattttttttggtatttatcTCCAACTGACCCCTAAACAACAATTAATTCTCTTATCCTGTCAACCTAATACAACATGGATGCAATTTTTAGAGGATCGCAACCTACAGCAAGGAATGGCTGGAAAGACTATACTACTCTTTCAAAGCACCCAAGAAatctcacccacccaaccccATCTTTTCACTATCCCAAGCCAGGAGTGGGACCCACACCCTATCCCACTATGATGTATCCAGTCAGTATGATCCCAGTGCATCCTGGGTATGCTCCATGGCTTGCACCACATCCAGGTTATGGTGGATATGGTTTCCATAGCAACAGTCTCCATGATGGGAGACTTGTGAGGTAAGAATTCATTCCTGAATCTTTAGATGTATTCTTtagataatttatttttgtacaATAATTCATAGATGCTACtacattttaatgtttttttataAAGCTAGCAGGTATTTTGGATCTAATATGCTTGAGAATCTCTGCTGACAGTACTGTGATTCAGTACAAAAACATCTCACAACAATAGTACTATTTCAAGATGCTACAAATTTCAATGATTGTATCATTCTGCAATGAACACTGATTGTtcttttaacatcatttttaaaaatatcagCTGCATCTCTGGTAAATCTGGTAAATCTAACTGGtcatattaattattattgcattgCACTGATGTTATAAAAATTACTTTAATTGTAACTAAAAGTTACATGAAGAGGTCATGTCATTAATTAACTTATAAAAGTAATAAAGGTTACTTTTATTACAAAACCTTGTAATCATGTCTCAGCATCAATGTTTTATATTCTTTGCCCTCTAACCTATAAATCACTAATGTTTGTGTGGACAGACCTCGTAATCAAATGTCAAGATCAGAAGCAGCTGTGATACTTCAAAAATACACCAGAGGCTGGCAAGTCAGAAAGGTAGGTTGGTGATGTCAAACATTAGTCACAAAGGCCCCAAGACATATCTAGTGCTTATCCTGCTTTTTGTTGTACATAATTCTTATTTCTGCTATCTTTTATGGAAACCTTCATACATGTATTCTCCCCCTTCTTGAATTTCTGGTGAGAAAGCACAATGTTATGTTCTTGTTTTAGTTTGAGACCATAAACAATTCCCCCTAATTTCCAAATCCAAATTCTCTATAGTTCACAGATTTTGCTGTGGTTTTCCAGTTTGCAGCAAAATGGTTCCTGTCTCCTTTGCCTCTTATTGGTTTGACATCTTGCATTAACTTATGAGGTACACAAAAGAAGCATGAAAATTTCCAGAACAGAACTTGAATTGTGACCTCACAGTGGTACTGCACTGAGTGCTTTCTGAGTTAACCAGCCATCTGGATTCTGTTGAATGCTTTAATACATGTTCAGTTTTGTTCCCTTTACTAGGGTAGTGAAATAACAAATTAACTTTTTGAGGTGAACCTAACTTACATTGCTTATTAGAACCAGTATCCGTTAATTGAGATTTGGAGTCCTTGTGAGAAATTCAGAGTCCACTGAGGTGGTTTACTTTATCtattttcatcaatttttttaaggGTCCAAGGTTTGTGCTCTGGCGACACATGTGTGATCACAAGCATTCCAGAAAATTTATAGAAGATCTTATTAACAGCTTCCTCATGGAAGAGATTATTCCAGATATCTTAATTGATATTCTCTCTGGTAAAAAGTATCTGGTCAGTATAAATGTGCGTGATATTTCATACATGTACAATGTGTACCATAAGTATTGTGACTTCATGTTGAAAACTCATTAATTTCTCCCATTGGGACTGAATTTGAAAGGGTGTAGCTAAGTGGGGTACCCCCTGAGTCAGGTTTAGATCAGCTGAAATTCAATCCAAGTACAATCATGGACGTCAAGTACAGGAATTGGTAGATACCGTAGTTGGACACCCagttattaaccctttccaaCCTGACTTACATATGGAACCTGTGTTTTCATTTTGGGCAACCTAAGCAGCATTCTTTCCACATTTGTTGGGGGTGCGGAGGGTGCTATGGAGAAAGGCATTATCAGTGTGAAAGAAATAAACTATTCACCAAGTGCTTCCCGGTCAGTAGTTTCTGTACTTGTTTAACAAGTGTCCTAAAAGCTTTTGACCTGTGCCTGGTTGTTTGAATGGCAAGTTATGTTAACCAGGAATTGAACTACAAACAAGGTTTGGACTTTGCTGGTGTTTTACATCCTCTTGAACCATGCAATTTAAAGTTGGCAGAAAATAAAGGTCAGGTTGAAAACCCAAGAACCAAAACCTTAGAAAAATCTTCCTGGGTTTGTATGTAAATGGACTCAAAAATCCAGAATTTATTTTAATAGTCAGGCTTTGATCAACTGAGCCCTTGACGGTAGGTGAAAGTGCTTTTGGTAAATGTCAGAGCCCTGAAAACTTCCAATTGATGAAGCAATAAGATGTTTGCATGTCTTTGTTGTAGCCTGTTCAAGACCCGAGGTACAAATCAAGTGAAAGAGTTTTGCAACATATTATCCATGAAGATGTCTCTGATTTTATTGAGGAGATAGCACTGGGAGTATTTTATTCTCAAGGGGGGAGGTACAGTATTTTCTTGTTCACCTTTTGTAATTCACACTTTGACACACAGCAGGAACTTTTGTGCTGACCGTGAGGTCACTAAATCTTGCCATGGACCTTAAAAACTTGAAagtataaagaaaaaaagatcttCGACGATTTTTGCGAGGAACTTGAGAGTTACAGTGAAAATTCTtagtttttttcatgaatgcAGGCCTTCCTTTGCTTTTGCTCCCATATTGTTCTGGCCTCTTGACGAAATTAAACCCAAGTATGCAATTCAACAGCTCCTGCGTtagaagagaaaataaaaaaaaaaatagttgcaTACAAGAGAGGGGGAGTAAAgctcccttctccctactttctgagccaatttctccctcctccctactttttgagtcaatttctccctcctccctaaacgtttacatCACATTTTCTCCGTCCTCCCTActttttctccctcctcccaactttttttgggccatttttccctcctccctattctgttcctcccccttCTACAAGGGAGAATCAAACTCCATTCGCTGAACACAAGCTGGTGTGTTTATTGCTGCCATCGAGACTGGTACCGATGACATCCTGTGCTCCTGGTTGACCGTATTATGTTTTCACTGCACTAAAAATGATTTGCTTTGActaagggctaacactcgaagtGTCATCTTCGTtgtctcttcacggtggaaattcgaaacttatcaacttgtttgacatcaAATTTTACTAAAAATGTTGGTTAACAGTCAGGCATATAATCTCAAGCGGGGTTGGGAGGTAACTATTGCTAGTATAAACAACGTTTCTTTCACAAATGCAACGTTAACACAGAGTTCAAACTCTGGTTAACAGTTGCACCAAATACTTCACGATAAATTCTCTATTTCCATGTGACCATGTGTCCTATAATTTTCAGTTATTTGTCCAGAGGAGATCCTTTATCTTTGGTGTCTTATGAAGTTATCGATGAAGTTGTGAAGGAATTTGCTGGTCAAGTCGTACGTCTTACAGTCGATGACATAGTTCACAATCACATGACCCTTATCAAGGCTGATGATTGGCTAAATGAGTTCATATTGGAAGGCGTGGTACCTATGGTCCAAACTGTGGTAAGAACATATTAAAATGTTTGCCCtatgaaaaaaatacaaagaagCCTCCACACAAGTGTTTCCCAGCACcactttattgttttttgtttcctcaCACCTTTCTAACGGTACCCTTACAGCTATCCGGCATCTCTACTAACTCTGGGCATCTTAAAACTATTTTTCATTGCACCAAAAATATGTTCTTTCCCTTATCTGACTTGGAAGCTATTATATAACCATTTTTGTTATTACGCGTTGCTAATCACCACTGTAGAATTACTTTTCTTCAGAAATGCACGAAATTCGTTTGATGCACTCTCAATTTTGATGAACCAAGCGAAGTGTGCCATCAAGAATAAGCGCGAAGTATCTATCTATGACAGAAACACTTAATGTCCTTTCTTGTCTGTATTGGCGAGTTGTTGCTGACG
Above is a genomic segment from Acropora muricata isolate sample 2 chromosome 1, ASM3666990v1, whole genome shotgun sequence containing:
- the LOC136911143 gene encoding uncharacterized protein, with the translated sequence MSSYDPRKNVLERLREREKSRDWSKHDRSYPVTSTQRRWSAESYKGKNVASSRKPSSPQHLPHLENRPASVESNYDSDLRRGMQAVVPPVPFGPQYARGSQPTARNGWKDYTTLSKHPRNLTHPTPSFHYPKPGVGPTPYPTMMYPVSMIPVHPGYAPWLAPHPGYGGYGFHSNSLHDGRLVRPRNQMSRSEAAVILQKYTRGWQVRKGPRFVLWRHMCDHKHSRKFIEDLINSFLMEEIIPDILIDILSGKKYLPVQDPRYKSSERVLQHIIHEDVSDFIEEIALGVFYSQGGSYLSRGDPLSLVSYEVIDEVVKEFAGQVVRLTVDDIVHNHMTLIKADDWLNEFILEGVVPMVQTVVLEAMEQMKGDDVINAIIDEVLNPQLSQIIIEVWSDIAETDRNRERQEVSVFAKDHFLDALCLQHLLSQVAGENFSLFFSDYTDQVLDGIICGGLTSQYFAVNDDQEATQSNSVLTGFHEEVFCDVALDVLTQELTAHLDEDMQELLELEKEKVSFDL